From the genome of Bacteroidales bacterium, one region includes:
- the dnaA gene encoding chromosomal replication initiator protein DnaA, whose protein sequence is MKMDHLEVWEDCLKIIKDNINYQSFKTWFEPIKPLKLEKSVLTIQVPSQFFYEWLEEHYINLLKKTIRHELGTTGQLEYSIIMDQSSGDDDSLTIKVPTTHRKAVKNPAIAMPIDLNRGTTKEIPNPFIIPGLKKIKVNSQLIDTYSFDTFIEGDCNRLARSAGYAVGNNPGKTSFNPLFIYSNVGLGKTHLAHAIGLQVKNNFPELTVLYVSTEQFINQFIDSVKNNSQNDFVHFYQMIDVLILDDIHFLSGKEKTQDVFFHIFNHLHQNKKQLILTADKPPVEMQGIEPRLLSRFKWGLAADLQVPDLETRIAILEKRLYNDGIEMPVDVIEYLAYSITTNIRELEGALISILAQSSLNKKAITIELAKQMVDKFVKNTTREISIDYIQKVICDYFGLASDAIHSKTRKREIVQARQLAMYFAKKHTKSSLATIGLQCGNKDHATVLHACRTVNNLIETDKQFRIYVEELDKKIKL, encoded by the coding sequence ATGAAAATGGATCATTTGGAGGTGTGGGAGGATTGCCTTAAAATTATAAAGGATAATATCAATTATCAGAGTTTTAAGACATGGTTCGAGCCAATAAAGCCCCTGAAGCTGGAAAAAAGTGTTCTCACGATACAGGTCCCGAGCCAGTTTTTCTACGAATGGCTGGAGGAGCATTATATCAATCTGCTGAAAAAAACCATCCGGCACGAACTGGGTACTACCGGGCAACTGGAATACAGTATCATCATGGATCAGTCTTCCGGTGATGATGACTCCCTGACCATCAAAGTACCTACGACACACAGAAAAGCGGTCAAGAATCCGGCCATAGCCATGCCCATTGATCTGAACAGGGGCACTACCAAGGAAATACCCAATCCCTTCATCATTCCGGGACTGAAAAAGATCAAAGTGAACTCCCAGCTGATCGATACGTACTCGTTTGATACATTTATTGAAGGGGATTGCAACCGGCTGGCCAGATCGGCCGGCTATGCCGTGGGCAACAACCCCGGAAAAACCTCCTTTAACCCACTTTTTATTTACAGCAATGTCGGTCTTGGCAAAACACACCTGGCTCATGCCATTGGCCTCCAGGTAAAGAACAATTTCCCGGAACTGACGGTCCTGTATGTTTCAACAGAACAATTTATCAATCAATTCATCGACTCCGTCAAGAACAACAGTCAGAATGATTTTGTCCATTTTTACCAGATGATCGATGTACTGATCCTGGATGACATTCATTTCCTTTCGGGAAAAGAAAAGACCCAGGATGTGTTCTTCCATATTTTCAATCACCTGCATCAGAATAAAAAACAGCTTATTTTAACTGCCGACAAACCTCCCGTTGAAATGCAGGGGATCGAACCCCGCCTGCTGTCAAGATTCAAATGGGGTCTGGCAGCTGATCTTCAGGTGCCCGACCTGGAAACCCGTATCGCCATACTGGAAAAAAGACTCTACAACGACGGCATTGAGATGCCCGTCGACGTGATTGAATACCTTGCCTACAGCATCACCACCAACATCAGGGAACTGGAAGGTGCACTCATCTCCATCCTGGCCCAGTCATCCCTCAATAAAAAAGCAATCACCATCGAGCTCGCCAAACAGATGGTGGATAAATTCGTAAAAAACACAACCCGGGAGATCTCCATCGATTACATCCAGAAGGTCATTTGCGATTATTTCGGACTGGCATCCGATGCCATCCATTCAAAGACACGCAAGCGCGAGATCGTGCAGGCCAGACAGCTTGCGATGTATTTTGCCAAAAAGCATACAAAATCTTCCCTCGCCACCATCGGACTGCAATGCGGCAACAAAGATCACGCAACGGTGCTCCACGCCTGCCGTACGGTGAATAATCTCATTGAAACCGATAAACAGTTCAGGATCTATGTGGAAGAGCTTGATAAAAAAATCAAGCTATGA
- the prmC gene encoding peptide chain release factor N(5)-glutamine methyltransferase, translating into MVPNRTVGQVIALMKQQLDDIYEIRELNSIVDLILGDYLGQPRITFRSDPDLSVSGEVVSRVQRAIHQLKQHVPVQYILGKAHFYELDFIVNEQVLIPRQETGELVKWILDDHSAADNAHFVKILDIGTGSGCIAIALKRNIPDSMIAALDISQQALDIARLNAQTLKSDVQFVQTDILNPDQWDFPSSFDVIVSNPPYVLQSDKAWMGLNVLDHEPALALFVEDERPLIFYEAIVSFALRYLSPGGNIYLEVNERMGSQVCGLFRSAGYQETILRRDIHDKIRMIRVGGREGTVRG; encoded by the coding sequence ATGGTTCCCAACAGAACTGTCGGCCAGGTTATTGCCCTGATGAAGCAACAACTGGATGACATCTATGAGATCCGTGAACTGAACAGCATCGTGGATCTGATCCTCGGGGATTATCTCGGACAGCCGCGGATCACCTTTCGTTCTGACCCGGATTTATCCGTATCCGGTGAGGTTGTTTCACGTGTTCAAAGAGCCATCCATCAGCTGAAGCAACATGTTCCGGTTCAGTACATTCTGGGTAAAGCACATTTTTATGAGCTGGATTTCATCGTCAATGAGCAGGTGCTGATTCCCCGCCAGGAAACCGGGGAGCTGGTCAAATGGATCCTTGATGACCATTCAGCCGCGGATAACGCGCATTTCGTCAAGATCCTGGATATCGGTACCGGCAGCGGATGCATTGCCATTGCGCTGAAAAGGAATATCCCCGATTCAATGATCGCCGCCCTGGATATCAGTCAACAGGCTCTTGATATTGCCCGGTTGAATGCACAAACTCTGAAATCAGACGTTCAGTTTGTACAAACGGATATTTTGAATCCGGACCAATGGGACTTTCCAAGTTCGTTTGATGTCATTGTCAGCAATCCTCCCTATGTATTACAGTCGGACAAAGCCTGGATGGGTTTGAATGTGCTTGATCACGAGCCTGCCCTGGCACTTTTTGTTGAAGACGAAAGGCCGCTGATCTTCTATGAGGCCATTGTATCGTTTGCATTGCGATATCTGTCACCGGGAGGGAATATCTATCTTGAGGTTAATGAGCGGATGGGATCACAGGTCTGCGGGTTGTTCAGGTCTGCGGGATATCAGGAGACGATCCTGAGAAGGGATATACACGATAAAATCAGGATGATACGGGTTGGAGGCAGGGAAGGGACGGTCAGGGGGTGA
- a CDS encoding YigZ family protein produces MNRTEPDNYQTILDPVSGSFRDRGSKFLGFAYPVTSEEQIREHLTLIKKHYHDAHHHCYAWALGPDRSLYRINDDGEPSGSAGKPIYGQMLSRNLSDLLVVVVRYFGGTKLGIPGLINAYRTAAAEALSQAEIVTKTVTSAFRIRCAYALLQQVMHIIKDKNLILTENHFEEDCLLIVHVPKSQTVELFAKFNSIHGVNISVVNS; encoded by the coding sequence ATGAATAGGACAGAGCCAGATAATTACCAGACAATTCTTGATCCCGTATCCGGTTCGTTCAGGGACAGGGGTAGCAAGTTTCTTGGATTTGCCTATCCGGTCACCTCGGAGGAACAAATCAGAGAACACCTGACACTTATAAAAAAACACTACCACGATGCCCATCATCATTGTTACGCCTGGGCACTGGGGCCCGACAGATCCCTTTACCGGATCAACGATGACGGAGAACCTTCAGGAAGTGCCGGAAAACCCATTTATGGGCAAATGCTTTCAAGAAACCTGAGTGATCTGCTGGTCGTTGTGGTGAGGTACTTTGGGGGAACAAAGCTGGGCATTCCCGGACTCATCAACGCCTACCGGACGGCAGCCGCGGAGGCGCTCAGCCAGGCGGAGATCGTCACGAAAACCGTCACTTCTGCCTTTCGGATCCGGTGCGCCTATGCACTGCTTCAGCAAGTCATGCACATCATAAAAGATAAAAACCTTATCCTGACAGAAAACCATTTTGAGGAAGATTGCCTCCTGATCGTCCATGTGCCTAAAAGTCAGACCGTTGAGCTTTTTGCGAAATTCAATTCCATTCACGGAGTAAACATATCTGTCGTAAATTCCTGA
- a CDS encoding SAM-dependent methyltransferase translates to MQTKGRLYLIPVTLGETSPETVIPGGSLEILHRLNEFVAEDIHSARRHLHRARYSGDLNTVTFHLYNEHSQPADIVPVINALSSGHDIGLLSEAGLPCVADPGSAIVQEAHRKGLQVIPLTGPSSVMLALMASGFNGQNFTFHGYLPVRSQERIRQIRLLEKMILRNDQTQIFMEAPYRNLQLFEDILRTCSDEIYLCVACDLTLDTEWIRSQPVREWKKDHPAIHKRPAVFLLYK, encoded by the coding sequence ATGCAAACCAAAGGCAGATTATACCTCATCCCCGTAACACTGGGTGAAACATCCCCTGAGACGGTGATCCCCGGTGGCTCCCTGGAAATCCTGCACAGGCTGAACGAATTTGTCGCAGAGGATATCCACTCGGCACGCCGACACCTTCACAGGGCAAGATACTCAGGTGATCTGAATACGGTTACGTTCCACCTTTACAATGAACACAGCCAGCCTGCCGATATCGTACCCGTCATCAACGCTCTTTCATCGGGGCACGATATCGGACTGCTTTCCGAGGCGGGCCTCCCCTGCGTGGCTGACCCGGGCAGTGCAATCGTTCAAGAGGCTCACCGGAAAGGCCTGCAGGTGATCCCGCTGACCGGCCCTTCCTCGGTAATGCTGGCACTGATGGCATCGGGATTCAATGGACAGAATTTTACTTTCCACGGATACCTTCCCGTCAGGTCCCAGGAAAGAATACGGCAGATCAGGCTGCTTGAAAAAATGATCCTCCGGAACGACCAGACCCAGATCTTTATGGAAGCACCCTATCGTAACCTGCAACTTTTTGAAGATATCCTTAGAACATGTTCGGATGAGATTTATCTTTGTGTGGCCTGTGACCTGACCCTGGATACGGAATGGATACGGTCGCAACCGGTCAGGGAATGGAAAAAGGATCATCCGGCGATCCATAAACGACCTGCTGTTTTCCTGCTTTATAAATGA
- a CDS encoding pyridoxal-phosphate dependent enzyme, protein MIPDDQTIRSTANRIRDHIHRTPVLTCQTLNHLLQAEVFFKCENFQKAGAFKFRGATNGVLSLEESEVHNGVCTHSSGNHAQALSLAARNRGIPAYIVMPETSSRVKTEAVLNYGGKITFCKPTLAAREETLEKIRLQTGAIEIHPYNDYRTIAGQATAALELIQDTEHLSVILAPVGGGGLLSGTALSAYYFSPATKVIAAEPAMADDAFRSFYSGQLIPSTNPTTIADGLLTSLGSLTFPIIRQHVHQIVTVGEESIIKAMRFIWERMKIIIEPSSAVPVAALFDSASKNDGNGFLTPGIRIGVILSGGNTDLSKLPW, encoded by the coding sequence ATGATCCCTGATGATCAAACCATACGCAGCACCGCCAACCGGATCAGGGATCACATACACCGTACGCCCGTTCTCACGTGCCAGACTTTAAACCATCTCCTTCAGGCTGAAGTTTTTTTTAAATGTGAAAACTTCCAGAAGGCCGGGGCCTTTAAATTCAGAGGTGCCACCAACGGTGTGCTTTCCCTGGAAGAATCTGAAGTCCACAACGGCGTCTGCACCCATTCATCCGGTAACCACGCGCAGGCACTTTCGCTGGCTGCCCGCAACCGCGGCATCCCCGCCTATATCGTCATGCCGGAAACGTCTTCGCGGGTGAAAACAGAAGCCGTACTGAATTATGGAGGAAAGATCACCTTCTGCAAGCCAACCCTCGCCGCGAGGGAGGAAACCCTGGAAAAGATCCGGTTGCAGACCGGTGCCATTGAAATACATCCCTACAATGATTACAGGACCATTGCAGGCCAGGCTACTGCTGCCCTTGAACTGATCCAGGATACGGAACACCTCAGCGTGATCCTTGCACCGGTCGGCGGAGGCGGATTGCTGAGCGGAACGGCACTTTCCGCCTATTATTTCTCCCCTGCAACAAAAGTAATCGCTGCCGAACCCGCCATGGCCGACGATGCCTTTCGCTCCTTTTACTCCGGACAGCTGATCCCTTCAACCAATCCGACAACCATTGCCGACGGATTGCTCACATCTCTGGGCAGCCTGACCTTCCCGATCATCCGGCAACATGTGCATCAAATCGTCACTGTCGGGGAGGAATCCATCATCAAAGCCATGCGTTTCATCTGGGAACGGATGAAGATCATCATCGAGCCCTCTTCAGCAGTCCCCGTGGCTGCACTGTTTGACAGCGCTTCTAAAAATGACGGGAACGGATTCCTTACACCTGGCATTCGCATCGGGGTGATCCTTTCAGGAGGGAATACCGACCTGTCGAAGCTACCCTGGTAA
- a CDS encoding ABC transporter permease — protein MIRLIKIEFKKILSYRVFWLLVGFYAVSLTFMLIVAQVIINEILREAGQSAPIPLLKISLYQFPRIWNNLTYMAGFLTLFLAIIVIFFVCNEYSNKTFRQNIINGLSRNEFVLSKLYFILIISLAATLLILVVGLVLGLIHTKDVDFGDIFNSKLQFIAGYFVEAFCYLLFAFFIAFLLKKAGLAVITLLFYTMIEQILIWWKIPAEYVKFFPMKAFGRLVHFPKIPLPEINGSSIHFQDHVSLADTGIALLYAGILIFLIYRIMHKRDI, from the coding sequence ATGATCCGACTGATCAAAATAGAATTCAAAAAAATCCTCTCCTACAGGGTGTTCTGGTTACTCGTTGGATTTTATGCGGTATCGCTCACCTTCATGCTGATTGTCGCCCAGGTGATCATTAACGAGATCCTGAGGGAGGCCGGACAATCCGCCCCGATCCCTCTGCTGAAGATCTCACTGTACCAGTTCCCCAGGATTTGGAATAACCTCACCTATATGGCGGGTTTTCTGACGCTCTTTCTGGCCATTATTGTCATTTTCTTCGTCTGCAATGAATATTCCAATAAAACCTTCCGGCAGAACATCATCAACGGATTGAGCCGTAACGAATTCGTGCTTTCCAAACTGTATTTCATCCTGATCATCAGCCTGGCCGCAACCCTGCTGATCCTGGTTGTGGGGCTGGTCCTGGGACTGATACACACAAAAGATGTGGATTTTGGGGATATCTTCAACAGTAAGCTCCAGTTTATAGCCGGATATTTTGTGGAGGCATTCTGCTATCTGCTCTTTGCATTTTTCATTGCTTTTTTACTCAAAAAAGCAGGTTTGGCAGTGATCACACTGCTGTTCTATACCATGATTGAGCAGATCCTGATCTGGTGGAAAATTCCGGCAGAATATGTTAAATTTTTTCCGATGAAGGCTTTTGGCAGGCTGGTCCATTTTCCGAAGATCCCTCTGCCAGAGATCAACGGATCCAGCATTCACTTCCAGGATCATGTCTCCCTGGCCGATACCGGAATCGCACTTCTCTACGCTGGCATCCTTATCTTTTTGATTTACAGGATAATGCACAAAAGAGATATCTGA
- a CDS encoding protein-L-isoaspartate(D-aspartate) O-methyltransferase, translating to MTIVTWIIIPLMFFLFQDPYAAKRDAMVRDQIQARGVHHQATLRAMRTVPRHLFVPENLRRYAYEDHPLSIGYGQTISQPYIVAYMTSVITPASNAKVLEVGTGSGYQAAVLAEIVDSVYTIEIVKALAIQAEQRLRQMQYTNVVVRHGDGYAGWEEHAPFDGIVVTAGAEEIPPPLFEQLKEGGKMVIPIGPAHAVQSLILVTKKNGKLVKTNLMPVRFVPFTRDGQMENEE from the coding sequence ATGACAATCGTTACGTGGATAATCATCCCGCTGATGTTTTTCCTGTTCCAGGATCCGTATGCCGCCAAACGGGACGCTATGGTACGCGACCAGATCCAGGCACGCGGAGTTCATCACCAAGCCACGCTACGGGCGATGCGAACAGTGCCCCGTCATCTTTTCGTTCCGGAAAACCTGCGAAGGTATGCCTATGAGGATCATCCATTGTCAATAGGATACGGTCAGACGATCTCGCAGCCCTATATCGTGGCTTATATGACCTCGGTCATTACTCCTGCATCAAACGCCAAAGTACTTGAGGTCGGGACCGGTTCCGGTTACCAGGCAGCAGTACTGGCTGAGATCGTCGACAGCGTTTACACTATCGAAATCGTTAAAGCACTGGCCATCCAGGCCGAACAGAGGCTCAGGCAGATGCAGTACACGAACGTAGTGGTCAGGCACGGTGATGGCTATGCCGGATGGGAAGAACACGCCCCTTTCGACGGCATCGTTGTCACAGCAGGCGCTGAGGAAATCCCTCCTCCCCTGTTTGAACAGCTGAAAGAAGGCGGTAAAATGGTGATCCCCATCGGGCCCGCCCATGCCGTACAATCCCTGATCCTGGTCACCAAAAAGAACGGTAAACTGGTCAAGACAAATCTGATGCCGGTAAGGTTCGTGCCATTTACAAGGGACGGGCAGATGGAGAATGAAGAATGA
- a CDS encoding YdcF family protein — translation MFFTLSKIVSYFLSPLFWIFSLFVLVFFVRKHRSFKWLFLGSLILFYLFSNRFLVDEALRSWEYPLQTQSSFDSSYDAAIVLGGNILNYDHPTHRFIFRENADKILQAIDLYENGRVKRLMLSGGPGDLFIRDQYEAANMRKYLLSIGVPDSVILVDSVSDNTFENAENSAAILKQKIPGGRYLLITTALHMRRAEGCLIKAGLDVTPYVSNKLTGKRRSDIEHLLIPQTVSFVYWHALIHERVGYRVYKMKGYL, via the coding sequence ATGTTCTTCACACTATCAAAGATCGTCTCCTACTTTCTCAGCCCTTTGTTCTGGATCTTTTCCCTTTTCGTGCTGGTTTTTTTTGTCAGGAAACACCGGAGCTTCAAATGGCTTTTTCTGGGATCATTGATTCTCTTTTACCTGTTTTCCAATCGTTTTCTGGTGGATGAGGCGTTGCGTTCGTGGGAATATCCCTTGCAGACGCAATCATCCTTCGACTCTTCCTATGATGCGGCGATTGTTCTGGGAGGCAATATTCTGAATTATGACCACCCGACACACCGGTTCATTTTCAGGGAAAATGCCGATAAGATCCTCCAGGCCATTGACTTGTATGAAAATGGAAGGGTAAAGCGCCTGATGCTTTCGGGCGGGCCGGGAGATCTTTTCATCCGTGATCAGTACGAAGCAGCTAATATGCGGAAGTACCTTCTGTCGATCGGTGTGCCGGATTCGGTGATCCTGGTGGATTCAGTATCCGACAACACCTTTGAGAATGCAGAGAACAGTGCAGCCATCCTGAAACAAAAAATCCCGGGAGGAAGGTATCTGCTGATAACCACCGCGCTGCATATGCGCCGTGCAGAAGGCTGTTTAATAAAAGCGGGACTGGATGTGACACCGTACGTTTCCAACAAACTTACCGGCAAGCGCCGAAGCGACATTGAACATCTGCTAATACCCCAGACAGTCAGTTTTGTCTACTGGCACGCGCTCATTCACGAACGGGTCGGCTACCGGGTCTATAAAATGAAAGGATACCTTTAA
- a CDS encoding ABC transporter ATP-binding protein, whose amino-acid sequence MSETILSLQHLTKHYGRIHAVNDLSLEVNKGEVYGILGPNGSGKTTTLGMILDVVNPTSGTYSWFGQPPSHTHRKRIGSILEQPIFYPYLTPLQNLKIVSLIKEVPASNAEELLKMVGLYERRHSKFSTFSYGMRQRMALAASLLCNPEVLILDEPTNGLDPQGIAEVRELIRTVAARGVTIILASHLLDEVQKTCSSVCVLDKGKRLFAGNVEEVLRETILVEVAAADPAKLEQALAGSPLIKSVERQHDVLLIKLEENVTAGDLNAALHAQGIVLSHLVQRKKTLENYFLELLKTAE is encoded by the coding sequence ATGTCCGAAACGATCCTGTCGCTGCAACACCTCACCAAACACTACGGACGCATTCACGCGGTGAATGATCTTTCGCTTGAAGTGAACAAAGGCGAAGTTTACGGTATCCTTGGACCAAACGGAAGCGGCAAGACCACCACCCTGGGCATGATCCTCGACGTGGTAAATCCTACCAGCGGAACCTATTCATGGTTCGGACAGCCTCCCTCCCACACGCATCGCAAACGCATCGGTTCGATCCTGGAACAGCCCATTTTTTATCCCTATCTGACCCCCCTGCAGAACCTGAAGATCGTTTCCCTGATCAAAGAAGTCCCTGCATCCAATGCTGAAGAATTACTGAAAATGGTGGGCTTATACGAACGAAGGCACAGTAAATTCAGCACATTCTCGTATGGGATGCGTCAGCGAATGGCGCTCGCTGCCTCCCTGCTGTGCAATCCGGAGGTGCTGATACTGGATGAGCCGACCAATGGCCTTGACCCTCAGGGCATCGCTGAAGTTCGGGAACTGATCAGGACAGTCGCAGCCAGAGGGGTCACCATCATCCTGGCCAGTCACCTGCTGGATGAGGTGCAAAAGACCTGTTCATCGGTCTGTGTACTCGACAAAGGTAAACGTCTTTTTGCAGGCAACGTGGAGGAAGTGCTCCGGGAAACCATCCTGGTGGAGGTTGCGGCGGCAGACCCTGCCAAACTGGAACAGGCACTCGCCGGATCGCCACTCATCAAGTCGGTTGAACGCCAGCATGACGTACTCCTTATCAAATTGGAAGAAAATGTGACCGCCGGGGATCTTAACGCTGCGCTCCACGCACAGGGAATTGTGCTGAGCCACCTTGTCCAGCGGAAAAAGACCCTGGAAAATTATTTCCTGGAACTCCTAAAGACCGCCGAATGA
- a CDS encoding M48 family metallopeptidase produces MDQSIRIAIIVILAVGFIVERILDYLNSTYWSDELPDELKGIYDPEKYRKSQAYLRTKQRFSILTDSFSLMVMLLMLLTGGFAWLDNLVREQTTHPILLALFFFGILGLAADLLATPFSVYSTFVIEERFGFNKTTPKTFILDKLKGWLLGALLGGGILSLIVWIYLATGNLFWIFAWIAISLFSVFMTMFYSTLIVPLFNKQTPLEEGELRNAIEGFAQKVRFRLDNIFVIDSSKRSSKSNAYFSGLGAKKRIVLFDTLIADHTTDELVAVLAHEVGHYKKKHTRTGILLSIAQTGLTLFILSLFIQNPVLSQALGAAEGSFHMGILAFGILYSPFSTIIGLGLNYLSRKHEYEADRYAGENFSAGPLQEALKKLSVNNLSNLRPHPACVFVYYSHPPVLKRLEALEKIVGSTSRGTQ; encoded by the coding sequence ATGGATCAATCGATACGAATTGCGATCATCGTCATCCTGGCAGTCGGCTTCATCGTTGAAAGGATCCTCGACTACCTGAACAGCACGTACTGGAGCGATGAGTTGCCTGATGAGCTGAAGGGGATCTATGACCCTGAGAAATACCGTAAATCCCAGGCCTACCTTCGCACGAAGCAGCGTTTTTCCATCCTGACGGATTCCTTTTCTCTTATGGTCATGCTCCTGATGCTGCTTACAGGCGGATTTGCCTGGCTTGACAACCTGGTCAGAGAGCAAACCACCCATCCCATCCTTCTGGCCCTGTTTTTTTTCGGGATTCTGGGCCTGGCAGCTGATCTTCTTGCCACTCCGTTTTCGGTCTACAGTACTTTTGTCATTGAAGAACGTTTTGGATTCAATAAGACCACACCAAAAACCTTCATCCTCGACAAGCTGAAAGGGTGGTTGCTGGGTGCCCTACTGGGCGGCGGCATCCTGTCGTTGATCGTTTGGATCTATCTTGCAACAGGGAACCTGTTCTGGATCTTTGCCTGGATAGCCATCAGTCTGTTTTCTGTCTTCATGACCATGTTCTATTCGACACTGATCGTTCCGCTGTTCAATAAGCAAACCCCCCTTGAAGAGGGGGAGTTAAGGAATGCCATCGAAGGTTTTGCTCAAAAGGTCAGGTTCAGGCTGGATAATATTTTTGTGATCGATAGTTCTAAAAGGTCAAGCAAGTCAAACGCCTATTTCAGCGGTCTGGGAGCGAAAAAGAGGATCGTCCTGTTTGATACCCTGATCGCGGATCACACCACGGATGAACTTGTGGCAGTGCTTGCCCATGAGGTGGGTCACTATAAAAAGAAACACACCCGCACAGGCATTTTGCTTTCGATAGCCCAGACAGGGCTCACGCTGTTCATCTTATCCCTGTTCATCCAAAACCCGGTTTTATCGCAGGCCCTGGGCGCCGCTGAAGGAAGTTTCCATATGGGGATCCTCGCCTTTGGCATTCTTTACAGTCCCTTTTCAACGATCATTGGACTGGGGTTGAATTATCTCTCCCGAAAACACGAATACGAAGCTGACCGGTATGCGGGTGAAAATTTCAGTGCCGGTCCTCTGCAGGAAGCACTTAAAAAGCTATCTGTCAATAATTTATCTAACCTTCGTCCTCATCCGGCCTGCGTATTCGTCTATTATTCACATCCCCCGGTGCTGAAGCGGCTGGAGGCACTTGAAAAAATAGTCGGCAGTACGTCCCGAGGAACCCAGTGA